In the Azospirillum formosense genome, one interval contains:
- the ccoG gene encoding cytochrome c oxidase accessory protein CcoG produces MQNLARSSSPPPPPSAPAPSTSGSSAPAPFYAPHQKIYPKAARGRFRRIKSALMVGLLALFMLLPWLRWDRGAGLPNQAILFDLDSQRFYLFALELWPQHIYYLTGAMILAAVGLFLATALAGRVWCGYTCPQTVWTDLYVKVEEWIEGDRGARIRLDKGPRDAGWLAKKTAKHAVWLLIALATGASALFYFVDAPGYVADLLRFQPGPVATGWILFMTACTYAMAGFMREQMCVYVCPWPRIQAALLDDESLTVTYQDWRGDGRAPLRKEQSWAERSAEGFGDCIDCKACVQVCPTGIDIRDGLQMDCISCGLCIDACDDVMSRIGRPGGLIRYDTQAAQEAKAVARKPEPYRLVRPRTIIYSLVMLVVGGMMTLGVLLEPTVDVSVLRDRAPLYVTLSDGAIQNSYTVKISNMTRAPQGYRLTVSGPRGATVTAVGGAADGAAPVLGAEPDTVQTHRVHVRAPAGAVVAGSMPLTLTLTRLSDGVVHQAETVFLAP; encoded by the coding sequence ATGCAGAATCTCGCCCGCTCGTCCAGCCCTCCCCCGCCGCCCTCCGCTCCGGCCCCGTCCACTTCGGGTTCCTCCGCCCCGGCCCCGTTCTACGCACCCCACCAGAAGATCTACCCGAAGGCGGCGCGCGGCCGGTTCCGCCGCATCAAGTCGGCGCTGATGGTGGGCCTGCTGGCGCTGTTCATGCTGCTGCCCTGGCTGCGCTGGGACCGCGGCGCGGGCCTGCCGAACCAGGCGATCCTGTTCGATCTGGACAGCCAGCGCTTCTACCTGTTCGCCCTCGAACTCTGGCCGCAGCACATCTACTACCTGACGGGCGCGATGATCCTGGCGGCGGTCGGCCTGTTCCTGGCGACCGCGCTCGCCGGACGCGTCTGGTGCGGCTACACCTGCCCGCAGACGGTGTGGACCGACCTGTACGTGAAGGTGGAGGAGTGGATCGAGGGCGACCGCGGCGCCCGCATCCGCCTGGACAAGGGGCCGCGCGACGCCGGATGGCTGGCCAAGAAGACGGCCAAGCACGCGGTCTGGCTGCTCATCGCCCTGGCGACCGGGGCCTCGGCCCTCTTCTACTTCGTGGACGCGCCGGGTTACGTCGCGGACCTGCTGCGTTTCCAGCCGGGGCCGGTGGCGACCGGCTGGATCCTGTTCATGACCGCCTGCACCTACGCCATGGCCGGCTTCATGCGGGAGCAGATGTGCGTCTATGTCTGCCCCTGGCCGCGCATCCAGGCTGCCCTGCTGGACGATGAAAGCCTCACCGTCACCTATCAGGACTGGCGCGGCGACGGCCGCGCGCCGCTGCGCAAGGAGCAGAGCTGGGCGGAGCGCTCGGCCGAAGGGTTCGGCGACTGCATTGACTGCAAGGCCTGCGTCCAGGTCTGCCCGACCGGCATCGACATCCGCGACGGCCTGCAGATGGACTGCATCAGCTGCGGCCTGTGCATCGACGCCTGCGACGACGTGATGAGCCGCATCGGGCGCCCCGGCGGGTTGATCCGCTACGACACCCAGGCCGCCCAGGAGGCCAAGGCGGTGGCCCGCAAGCCGGAGCCCTACCGGCTGGTCCGGCCGCGCACCATCATCTATTCGCTGGTGATGCTGGTGGTCGGCGGGATGATGACGCTCGGCGTGCTGCTGGAGCCGACGGTGGACGTCTCCGTCCTGCGCGACCGGGCGCCGCTCTACGTCACCCTGTCCGACGGCGCGATCCAGAACAGCTACACGGTCAAGATCTCCAACATGACCCGCGCCCCGCAGGGCTACCGCCTGACCGTCTCGGGTCCCCGCGGCGCCACCGTGACGGCGGTCGGCGGCGCTGCCGACGGCGCGGCACCGGTGCTGGGCGCCGAGCCCGACACCGTCCAGACCCACCGCGTCCATGTCCGCGCCCCGGCGGGCGCCGTGGTGGCCGGCTCCATGCCGCTGACCCTCACCTTGACCCGCCTGTCGGACGGGGTGGTCCATCAGGCCGAGACGGTGTTCCTGGCTCCGTGA
- a CDS encoding 2-hydroxychromene-2-carboxylate isomerase: MAEPIDFYFDFASPYGYFASRRIEELAAAHGRTVTWRPILLGAIFKVTGMKPNLQQPLRGEYLVHDVGRIARLTNAPFTYPDSAPANSVAASRAFYWLTDEHPEQAKLLARTLYHAHWGEGRDIGPAETVVEIAGTLGHDRAAVAAALQDQTVKDRLRAENDAAVDRGVFGSPFVIVDDEPFWGWDRLDMVDRWLSTGGW, translated from the coding sequence ATGGCCGAACCCATCGATTTCTATTTCGACTTCGCCTCGCCCTACGGCTATTTCGCCAGCCGCCGCATCGAGGAGCTGGCTGCGGCGCATGGCCGCACCGTCACCTGGCGCCCGATCCTGCTCGGCGCCATTTTCAAGGTGACGGGCATGAAGCCGAACCTGCAGCAGCCGTTGCGCGGCGAGTATCTGGTCCATGACGTGGGCCGGATCGCCCGGCTGACCAACGCGCCCTTCACCTACCCCGACTCGGCCCCCGCCAACAGCGTCGCCGCGTCGCGCGCCTTCTACTGGCTGACCGACGAGCATCCCGAGCAGGCGAAGCTGCTGGCCCGCACCCTCTACCACGCCCACTGGGGGGAGGGGCGCGACATCGGCCCCGCCGAGACGGTGGTGGAAATCGCCGGCACGCTCGGCCACGACCGGGCGGCGGTGGCCGCGGCCCTCCAGGACCAGACCGTCAAGGACCGTTTGCGCGCCGAGAACGACGCGGCGGTGGACCGCGGCGTCTTCGGCTCCCCCTTCGTCATCGTTGACGACGAGCCCTTCTGGGGCTGGGACCGGCTGGACATGGTGGACCGCTGGCTGTCCACCGGCGGCTGGTAG
- a CDS encoding cytochrome P450 — MHPFPRDTSPDSTLALLSEGYRFVMNRCERHGSDVFETRLMLRKAVCVMGEDAARMFYEPDRFTRKGAMPITTLMLLQDRGAAQTLDGEAHRWRKRMLMALMEPEAIRRLCGEVATEWRAALPGWETAGRAVLLDAVRAILCRAVCRWAGVPLTEGEAGPRTAEFAAMIDGAGAVGPRNWRGLLLRTRTERWARGLIEDVRAGRLALTEGDAQSRALHVIATHRGPDGNLLDTTTAAVELINILRPVVAIAHYVVFAALALHEHPEQRTALQDASPEELERFVQEVRRFYPFFPLVAGRVRTPFDWRGHRFAEGTWVLLDLYGTCHDPRIWSDPERFHPERFRGREPGAFTLIPQGGGGHLRGHRCAGEWITIEVVKTTVRLLTREMRYGVPAQDLALDLSRMPAMPRSRFVITDVAPRRKADAVLDPPVAWSRHAH, encoded by the coding sequence ATGCATCCGTTTCCGCGCGACACCAGCCCGGACAGCACGCTGGCCCTGCTGTCGGAAGGCTACCGCTTCGTGATGAACCGCTGCGAGCGCCACGGCTCCGACGTCTTCGAAACGCGCCTCATGCTCCGCAAGGCCGTCTGCGTGATGGGGGAGGACGCGGCCCGCATGTTCTACGAGCCGGACCGCTTTACCCGGAAGGGCGCCATGCCCATCACCACCCTGATGCTTCTGCAGGACCGCGGAGCCGCCCAGACGCTGGACGGCGAGGCGCACCGCTGGCGCAAGCGGATGCTGATGGCGCTGATGGAGCCGGAGGCCATACGCCGCCTGTGCGGGGAGGTCGCCACGGAATGGCGCGCCGCCCTGCCGGGATGGGAGACGGCGGGGCGGGCCGTCCTTCTCGACGCCGTGCGGGCGATCCTCTGCCGGGCCGTCTGCCGCTGGGCCGGGGTGCCCCTGACGGAGGGGGAGGCCGGCCCCCGCACCGCGGAGTTCGCGGCGATGATCGACGGGGCCGGCGCGGTCGGCCCGCGCAACTGGCGCGGCCTGCTGCTGCGCACCCGCACCGAACGCTGGGCGCGCGGCCTGATCGAGGACGTCCGCGCCGGACGGCTGGCGCTGACGGAGGGCGACGCGCAAAGCCGTGCCCTGCACGTCATCGCGACCCACCGCGGTCCGGACGGGAATCTTCTGGACACGACGACGGCGGCGGTCGAGCTGATCAACATCCTCCGCCCGGTGGTGGCCATCGCCCACTATGTGGTCTTCGCCGCCCTGGCCCTGCACGAGCACCCTGAACAGCGGACAGCGCTCCAGGACGCCAGCCCGGAGGAGTTGGAGCGTTTCGTCCAGGAGGTCCGGCGCTTCTACCCCTTCTTCCCGCTGGTCGCCGGGCGCGTGCGCACGCCCTTCGACTGGCGCGGCCACCGCTTCGCGGAAGGGACCTGGGTGCTTCTGGATTTGTACGGCACCTGCCACGACCCGCGGATCTGGAGCGATCCCGAGCGGTTCCATCCCGAGCGCTTCCGCGGGCGGGAGCCCGGCGCCTTCACCCTCATCCCGCAAGGCGGCGGCGGCCACCTGCGCGGCCACCGCTGCGCCGGGGAGTGGATCACCATCGAGGTCGTGAAGACGACGGTGCGCCTGCTGACCCGCGAGATGCGCTACGGCGTGCCGGCCCAGGATCTGGCTCTCGACCTGTCGCGCATGCCCGCGATGCCCCGCAGCCGCTTCGTCATCACGGATGTCGCGCCGCGCCGCAAAGCCGACGCGGTGCTGGACCCGCCGGTCGCGTGGTCCCGACACGCACATTGA
- a CDS encoding ion channel, producing the protein MDQILPDRRSSKAAGPAHTSRPRARRSWLTGAVLTALMQGMIALSIRSVSGDLAFALLGSVGLVVGAFHYLFPGSQFFSLALANFIGVYACVFVFFLESNFHSIPSHIQAAAFAIPLIAFLGGAWWRADTIRSIVMSRRLRDGGHFDRIFLWMAPVWGIGALTFLLPGREVSPETLTAIFLLSMSAIGVVVALVARDIAVFLLDAGLLFEGFFQQAARLVLPAFAFLTFYSLCIIMFGAFYTILDRFMVEPNFIIDGVRRDLTFPEGLYFSLVTFATVGYGDIHPVTGAVRLICGIEIVMGVLLLLFGFSAIIGHAPPRDRRDRDRDGPL; encoded by the coding sequence ATGGACCAGATCCTCCCCGACCGCCGCTCCAGCAAGGCCGCCGGTCCCGCCCATACGTCCCGGCCGCGCGCCCGCCGGTCCTGGCTGACCGGAGCGGTGCTGACCGCCCTGATGCAGGGGATGATCGCCCTGTCCATCCGCTCGGTGTCGGGCGATCTGGCCTTCGCCCTGCTGGGGTCGGTCGGCCTCGTCGTCGGGGCCTTCCACTATCTGTTTCCGGGAAGCCAGTTCTTCAGCCTGGCGCTGGCGAACTTCATCGGCGTCTACGCCTGCGTCTTCGTCTTCTTCCTGGAAAGCAACTTCCACAGCATCCCGTCGCACATCCAGGCCGCGGCCTTCGCGATCCCGCTGATCGCCTTCCTGGGGGGCGCGTGGTGGCGGGCCGACACGATCCGCAGCATCGTGATGTCGCGGCGCCTGCGCGACGGCGGGCATTTCGACCGCATCTTTCTGTGGATGGCCCCGGTCTGGGGCATCGGCGCGCTGACCTTCCTGCTGCCGGGGCGGGAGGTGTCGCCGGAGACGCTGACGGCGATCTTCCTGCTGTCGATGAGCGCCATCGGAGTCGTCGTCGCCCTCGTCGCCCGCGACATCGCCGTCTTCCTGCTCGACGCCGGGCTGCTGTTCGAGGGCTTCTTCCAGCAGGCGGCCCGGCTGGTGCTGCCGGCCTTCGCCTTCCTGACCTTCTATTCGCTGTGCATCATCATGTTCGGCGCCTTCTACACCATCCTCGACCGCTTCATGGTGGAGCCGAACTTCATCATCGACGGCGTGCGCCGCGACCTGACCTTTCCGGAGGGGCTGTATTTCTCGCTGGTGACCTTCGCCACGGTCGGCTACGGCGACATCCACCCGGTGACGGGGGCAGTGCGGCTGATCTGCGGAATCGAGATCGTGATGGGCGTCCTGCTTCTGCTGTTCGGCTTCAGCGCCATCATCGGCCACGCGCCGCCCCGGGACCGCCGCGACCGCGATCGCGACGGTCCCCTCTGA
- a CDS encoding PLP-dependent aminotransferase family protein yields the protein MPPLPAPQTASQPIDWAPSLEDRSRPVYIAIADAIAADIGTGRLRPGDRLPPQRILADRLGIDFTTVSRAYGEARHRGLVDARVGQGTFVRKTGHALPPFAAEPHTTVATVPLAVSMAMNQPPQPEESAALTARMNRGIAAATAALGLPDLLRYPDGADSPDDREAAVHWLRHRLPGLTAERVLVAPGTQAALLALLSALARPGDTVCAEALTYPGFRAAAAQLGLRVVGVPMDADGIDPDALRAALAEHRPKALYCIPTFHNPTTATMPEERRRAVAAALRDHAVPIIEDDIYGPLPETAPPPLAAFAPELTYHVAGLAKCVSPALRIAYVAAPDARQARRVAVAQRATTLIAAPLSAAIARLWIADGTAEAVRDAIRAEAMARRALAESLLPAERIVTKREAFHLWLTLPDGWTGGEFTAHLRSRGISAVAAEAFATTPDVPAALRFCLGAPLDRDETRRALEILADALVLPPATAGVII from the coding sequence ATGCCGCCGCTTCCCGCCCCCCAAACCGCTTCCCAACCCATCGACTGGGCACCCTCGCTGGAGGACCGCAGCCGGCCCGTCTACATCGCCATCGCGGACGCCATCGCGGCGGACATCGGGACGGGGCGGCTGAGGCCCGGCGACCGGTTGCCGCCACAGCGGATCCTGGCCGACCGGCTGGGCATCGACTTCACCACCGTCAGCCGCGCCTATGGGGAGGCGCGCCACCGCGGGCTGGTCGACGCACGGGTCGGACAGGGAACCTTCGTGCGCAAGACGGGCCATGCCCTCCCACCCTTCGCCGCGGAGCCGCACACCACCGTTGCGACGGTGCCGCTGGCCGTCAGCATGGCGATGAACCAGCCGCCGCAGCCGGAGGAGTCCGCCGCCCTGACCGCCCGCATGAACCGCGGAATCGCCGCGGCCACCGCGGCTCTGGGGTTGCCGGACCTGCTGCGCTACCCGGACGGGGCCGACAGCCCGGACGACCGCGAGGCGGCGGTCCATTGGCTGCGCCACCGCCTGCCCGGCCTGACGGCGGAGCGGGTGCTGGTGGCGCCGGGCACCCAGGCCGCCCTGCTCGCCCTGCTCTCCGCCCTGGCCCGTCCCGGCGACACGGTCTGCGCGGAGGCGCTGACCTATCCCGGCTTCCGCGCCGCCGCCGCCCAGCTCGGGCTGCGCGTGGTCGGAGTCCCGATGGACGCGGACGGCATCGATCCCGACGCGCTGCGCGCCGCGCTCGCCGAGCACCGGCCCAAGGCGCTCTACTGCATCCCGACCTTCCACAACCCGACCACCGCGACCATGCCGGAGGAGCGACGGCGGGCGGTCGCCGCGGCGCTGCGCGACCACGCCGTTCCGATCATCGAGGACGACATCTACGGCCCGCTGCCGGAAACGGCGCCGCCACCGCTGGCCGCCTTCGCGCCGGAGCTGACCTACCACGTCGCCGGGCTTGCCAAATGCGTGTCCCCGGCGCTGCGCATCGCCTATGTGGCGGCGCCCGACGCCCGGCAGGCCCGCCGGGTGGCGGTGGCGCAACGGGCGACCACGCTGATCGCCGCCCCGCTGTCCGCCGCCATCGCCCGGCTGTGGATCGCCGATGGCACCGCCGAGGCCGTGCGCGACGCCATCCGGGCGGAGGCCATGGCCCGCCGGGCGCTCGCCGAATCGCTCCTGCCGGCGGAGCGGATCGTCACCAAGCGGGAGGCCTTCCATCTCTGGCTCACCCTGCCAGACGGTTGGACCGGCGGGGAGTTCACCGCCCATCTGCGCAGCCGGGGCATCTCCGCGGTGGCCGCGGAGGCGTTCGCCACCACCCCGGACGTGCCGGCGGCGCTGCGCTTCTGCCTGGGCGCCCCGCTGGACCGCGACGAGACCCGCCGCGCCCTGGAGATCCTGGCCGACGCCCTGGTCCTGCCCCCCGCCACCGCGGGCGTCATCATCTGA